The Triticum dicoccoides isolate Atlit2015 ecotype Zavitan chromosome 6A, WEW_v2.0, whole genome shotgun sequence genome has a window encoding:
- the LOC119314715 gene encoding uncharacterized protein At4g14100-like, whose amino-acid sequence MAPPLLLLLLLPLLAVAAEAVPPTPTPRSNPAAAAGGGAPPVPTPTPWPEQFHAVMFTNLTESGGRLQLIDLYYDWPRGRNLNLIRNQLSGDPTYDVEWTNGTSYIFDSASCRTIRFPVGVLPPDWLDGAVYLGRETTDGFDCHLWTKVDFVWYYEDVLTHRPVRWNFFNGMQQHVMSFEVGGVLEDSHWQAPSHCFADDAAATATGADATSSLLRLARTTAAAVTSSAA is encoded by the exons atggcgccgccgctcttgctcctcctgctgctgccgcTCCTCGCCGTGGCTGCCGAGGCCGTCCCTCCCACGCCGACGCCGCGGTCCAACCCCGCGGCAGCAGCAGGCGGCGGTGCTCCCCCGGTGCCGACGCCGACGCCGTGGCCGGAGCAGTTCCACGCGGTGATGTTCACGAACCTGACCGAGAGCGGCGGCCGGCTGCAGCTCATCGACCTCTACTACGACTGGCCCCGCGGCCGCAACCTGAACCTCATCCGCAACCAGCTCTCCGGCGACCCGACCTACGACGTGGAGTGGACCAACGGCACCTCCTACATCTTCGACTCCGCCTCCTGCCGCACCATACGCTTCCCCGTCGGCGTCCTGCCCCCGGACTGGCTCGACGGCGCCGTCTACCTCGGCCGCGAGACCACCGACGGCTTCGACTGCCACCTCTGGACCAAGGTCGATTTCGTGTGGTACTACGAGGACGTCCTCACCCACCGCCCCGTCCGCTGGAACTTCTTCAATG GGATGCAGCAGCATGTGATGAGCTTCGAGGTGGGCGGGGTGCTAGAGGACTCCCACTGGCAGGCACCCTCGCACTGCTTCGCTGAcgatgccgccgccaccgccaccggagcCGATGCgacgagcagcctcctcaggctcgCACGGACAACCGCAGCGGCTGTAACATCTTCTGCGGCTTAA
- the LOC119315625 gene encoding putative F-box/LRR-repeat protein At5g02700 produces the protein MENNKEAAAAAESHGTAGKRARSDDCDDTADDFISRLPDAVLGTIISLLPTKDGGRTPVLSRRWRHLWRSAPLNLEVSTRPPGVPPSAVSQIISQHHGPARRFSFHCHGDDDLCAQAESWLRSRALANLQELDIAYAKPQLLTSLLRSASNILVAKISHCDFKPAMINFPFLKKLSLFCVSISADLFPRLLSGCHALESLYMTNVRAVGCIRLRSPTIRTIIFRHSYGETAELIIEDAPRLVRLLVPYCERKDSVTIRVIRAPNLQILGPFFVVVSKLLLYQIAAGYLSVCMEYPTP, from the exons ATGGAGAATAATAAGGAGGCTGCGGCGGCGGCCGAATCCCATGGGACCGCAGGGAAGCGGGCACGGAGCGACGACTGCGACGACACCGCCGACGATTTCATCAGCCGGCTCCCCGACGCCGTCCTCGGcaccatcatctccctcctccccacCAAGGACGGCGGCCGCACGCCGGTCCTCTCCCGCCGATGGCGCCACCTCTGGCGCTCCGCGCCTCTCAACCTCGAGGTCAGCACCCGACCCCCGGGCGTCCCACCCTCCGCCGTCTCCCAGATAATCTCCCAGCACCATGGCCCCGCACGCAGATTCTCCTTCCACTGCCACGGCGACGACGACCTCTGCGCCCAGGCGGAGAGCTGGCTCCGCTCCCGCGCCCTCGCCAACCTCCAGGAGCTCGACATCGCCTACGCCAAACCCCAGCTGCTGACATCGCTTCTCCGCTCTGCATCCAACATCCTTGTCGCCAAGATCAGCCATTGTGATTTCAAGCCGGCCATGATCAATTTCCCCTTCCTCAAGAAGCTCTCCCTATTTTGCGTTTCCATCTCAGCGGACCTCTTCCCCAGACTGCTCTCCGGCTGCCATGCCCTGGAGAGTTTATACATGACCAACGTTCGTGCTGTGGGTTGCATCCGTCTTCGCTCGCCGACCATCAGGACCATCATCTTCCGTCATAGCTATGGTGAAACCGCGGAACTGATCATCGAGGATGCTCCTCGCCTTGTGAGGTTACTAGTACCTTATTGTGAGAGAAAAGATAGTGTGACTATCAGGGTAATTAGGGCGCCTAATCTGCAGATATTGGGACCTTTCTTTGTCGTCGTCTCCAAGCTCCTACTCTACCAG ATTGCTGCTGGATATTTGTCAGTGTGTATGGAGTATCCTACGCCCTAA